In Blastopirellula sp. J2-11, a single genomic region encodes these proteins:
- a CDS encoding DUF58 domain-containing protein, whose product MPVTTTSSIELLSPKMLAQLERLELVSRKIFRGRMKGERRSKRKGQSVEFADFRNYVHGDDLRFIDWNTYARLDKLFLKLFLEEEDLHFFTLIDASTSMDFGEPTKLHFAKQMAAALCYIGLCRADRVKCESFGTPLRKPGPVLRGRHSLMRMLDHINQIEPGENVPLLDAVKSFCLRNQGKGVLVLITDLMDKSGYEAAFRFLTAQQMDVYVIHTLSPVELNPEDQIKGDLRLVDSEDADAAEITVSRPLLEKYKKTLNAFVEGAKSYCTKRGMTYMLANTETPVDQIVSSYLRQRGLVR is encoded by the coding sequence ATGCCTGTCACGACGACTTCTTCGATCGAATTGCTCTCGCCCAAGATGCTGGCTCAGCTCGAACGTCTCGAGTTGGTCAGCCGGAAGATTTTTCGTGGGCGGATGAAGGGAGAACGACGCAGCAAACGCAAAGGGCAGAGCGTCGAGTTCGCCGACTTTCGCAATTACGTCCACGGCGACGATCTCCGCTTTATCGACTGGAACACCTACGCGCGACTCGATAAGCTCTTCCTCAAGCTCTTCCTGGAAGAAGAAGACCTCCACTTCTTTACGCTGATCGACGCCAGCACCTCGATGGATTTCGGCGAGCCGACCAAGCTTCACTTCGCCAAACAGATGGCCGCGGCCCTCTGCTACATCGGCCTCTGTCGCGCTGACCGCGTCAAGTGCGAATCCTTCGGCACGCCGCTCCGAAAACCGGGCCCCGTCTTACGCGGCAGGCATAGCCTGATGCGGATGCTCGATCATATCAATCAGATCGAACCCGGCGAAAACGTGCCGCTGCTCGATGCGGTCAAATCGTTCTGTCTCCGCAACCAAGGCAAAGGAGTCTTGGTGCTGATCACCGACCTGATGGACAAGTCAGGCTACGAGGCGGCCTTCCGCTTTCTCACCGCCCAGCAAATGGACGTTTACGTCATTCATACCCTGTCACCGGTCGAACTGAACCCCGAAGACCAAATCAAAGGCGACTTGCGACTGGTCGACAGCGAAGACGCTGACGCCGCCGAAATCACCGTCAGCCGACCGCTGCTTGAGAAATACAAAAAGACCCTCAACGCGTTTGTCGAAGGGGCCAAGTCGTATTGCACCAAACGCGGCATGACTTACATGCTGGCGAATACGGAAACGCCGGTCGATCAAATCGTCTCCTCCTATCTGCGTCAGAGGGGGCTCGTCCGCTAA